The following proteins are co-located in the Canis aureus isolate CA01 chromosome X, VMU_Caureus_v.1.0, whole genome shotgun sequence genome:
- the ZBED1 gene encoding E3 SUMO-protein ligase ZBED1 encodes MEAKGLDPSQTDLKLVAHPRAKSKVWKYFGFDTNAEGCILQWKKIYCRICMAQIAYSGNTSNLSYHLEKNHPDEFCEFVKSNTEQMREAFATAFSKLKPEASQLTPPDSLATKAGHGHESKRQQELTAAVIGLICEGLYPASIVDEPTFKVLLKTADPRYEMPSRKYLCSKAIPEKYGAVREAVLKELGDASWCGISTDMWRSDNQNRAYVTLAAHFLGGGAPGCLSVGSRCLKTFEVPEDNTAESITRVLYEAFIEWGISAKVFGATTDCGKDIVKACSLLDISVQMPCLGHTFNAGIQQALQLPKLAGLLARCRKLVEYFQQSTVAMYMLYEKQKQQNMAHCMLVSNRVAWWGSTLAMLQRLKEQQFVIAGVLVEDSNNHHLMLETAEWATIEGLVDLLQPFKQVAEMLSASKYPTISMVKPLLHMLLNTTLNIKETDCKEVSMAKEVIAKELSKTYQETPEIDMFLNVATFLDPRYKRLPFLSAFERQQVENRVVEEAKGLLDKVKDGGYRPAATAEDKMYALPEEPPVKKLVLASTPPPTSVINSMLAEIFCQTGGVEDQEEWHAQVVEELSNFKSQKVLGLNEDPLKWWSDRLALFPVLPKVLQKYWCVAATRVFPERLFGSSANVVSAKRNRLAPAHVDEQIFLYENARTGAEAEPEDEDEGEWGLDHEQVFPLGDAVHAGFFGIRDSGFV; translated from the coding sequence ATGGAGGCGAAAGGCCTGGACCCGTCCCAGACAGACCTCAAGTTAGTGGCTCACCCGCGCGCCAAGAGCAAAGTGTGGAAGTACTTTGGCTTCGACACGAACGCGGAGGGATGCATCCTGCAGTGGAAGAAGATCTACTGCCGCATCTGCATGGCCCAGATCGCCTACTCGGGCAACACCTCCAACCTCTCCTACCACCTGGAGAAGAATCACCCCGACGAGTTCTGTGAGTTCGTCAAGAGCAACACGGAGCAGATGCGCGAGGCCTTTGCCACCGCCTTCTCCAAGCTGAAGCCCGAGGCCTCGCAGCTGACCCCGCCGGACTCGCTCGCCACCAAAGCCGGCCACGGCCACGAGAGCAAGCGGCAGCAGGAGCTCACGGCCGCCGTCATCGGGCTCATCTGCGAGGGCCTGTACCCCGCGTCCATCGTGGACGAGCCGACGTTTAAGGTGCTGCTGAAGACCGCCGACCCCAGGTACGAGATGCCCAGCAGGAAGTACCTGTGCAGCAAGGCCATCCCCGAGAAGTACGGCGCCGTCCGCGAGGCCGTCCTCAAGGAGCTCGGCGACGCGTCCTGGTGCGGCATCTCCACCGACATGTGGAGGAGCGACAACCAGAACCGTGCCTATGTCACGCTGGCCGCGCACTTCCTGGGCGGCGGGGCCCCCGGCTGCCTGTCCGTGGGGTCCCGCTGCCTGAAGACGTTCGAGGTCCCGGAGGACAACACCGCGGAGTCCATCACCAGGGTCCTGTACGAGGCCTTCATCGAATGGGGCATCAGCGCCAAGGTGTTCGGGGCCACCACGGACTGCGGCAAGGACATCGTGAAGGCGTGCTCCCTGCTGGACATCTCGGTGCAGATGCCCTGCCTGGGGCACACGTTCAACGCCGGCATCCAGCAGGCCCTGCAGCTGCCCAAGCTGGCCGGGCTGCTCGCCCGCTGCCGCAAGCTGGTGGAGTACTTCCAGCAGTCCACGGTGGCCATGTACATGCTCTACgagaagcagaagcagcagaACATGGCGCACTGCATGCTGGTGAGCAACCGCGTGGCCTGGTGGGGCAGCACGCTGGCCATGCTGCAGCGCCTCAAGGAGCAGCAGTTTGTCATCGCCGGCGTGCTGGTGGAGGACAGCAACAATCACCACCTCATGCTGGAGACCGCCGAGTGGGCCACCATCGAGGGGCTGGTGGACCTGCTGCAGCCGTTCAAGCAGGTGGCGGAGATGCTGTCCGCCTCCAAGTACCCCACCATCAGCATGGTGAAGCCGCTGCTGCACATGCTGCTCAACACCACCCTCAACATCAAGGAGACGGACTGCAAGGAGGTGAGCATGGCCAAGGAGGTGATCGCCAAGGAGCTGTCCAAGACCTACCAGGAGACCCCGGAGATTGACATGTTCCTGAACGTGGCCACCTTCCTGGACCCCCGCTACAAGCGCCTGCCCTTCCTGTCCGCCTTCGAGCGGCAGCAGGTGGAGAACAGGGTGGTGGAGGAGGCCAAGGGCCTGCTGGACAAGGTCAAGGATGGCGGCTACCGGCCGGCGGCCACTGCCGAGGACAAGATGTACGCGCTGCCCGAGGAGCCGCCCGTGAAGAAGCTGGTGCTGGCGTCCACGCCGCCGCCCACCAGCGTCATCAACAGCATGCTGGCCGAGATCTTCTGCCAGACGGGGGGCGTGGAGGACCAGGAGGAGTGGCACGCACAGGTGGTCGAGGAGCTTAGCAACTTCAAGTCCCAGAAGGTGCTGGGTCTCAACGAGGACCCGCTCAAGTGGTGGTCCGACCGCCTGGCGCTCTTCCCCGTGCTGCCCAAGGTCTTACAGAAGTACTGGTGCGTGGCGGCCACCCGCGTCTTCCCCGAGCGGCTCTTCGGCTCCTCCGCCAACGTGGTCAGCGCCAAGAGGAACCGGCTGGCCCCGGCGCACGTGGACGAGCAGATCTTCCTGTACGAGAATGCGCGCACCGGGGCCGAGGCCGAGCCGGAGGACGAGGACGAGGGCGAGTGGGGCCTGGACCATGAGCAGGTGTTCCCCCTTGGGGATGCTGTGCACGCTGGCTTCTTCGGCATCAGGGACAGCGGCTTTGTGTAG